A part of Deltaproteobacteria bacterium genomic DNA contains:
- a CDS encoding glycosyltransferase family 1 protein — protein sequence MAHREVRHPHRRDRRKGACRRDGSLGAGPKRRPPLPGRRREGAAAGRPLRPAGLRPPHADAQVARRGALALRPRRNPRHGLAPHGRGPRQTGCGAHDAGQVARLAAVEDQGRRCRRPGERGDHNRRRGHGGRHRARRRSLRGVRRGNRAVKIGLVRRRYTPYGGAEVFLDRFIDGLIGRGHSVALFASRWEEREGVEFHGVPEWGPSFMRPLVFAVNASRAAAAARCDVVLGLERTWCHHVYRAGDGCHREWLERRKRFLGPARRLLLALNPLHRVLLYIERRLFTAPDLRLVVANSQRVRREIAAHYGLPPERIRVIYNGIAPPEPGAHRRAQARRAVRSGLGIAEDDVVVLFVGSGFERKGLGFLIEALALLCGDRENPGARHVRLVVVGKGGTRRYRRLARRLGVEGRIRFAGPQRATPDYYLAADVFALPTIYEPFSNACLEAMALGLPVVTTRANGVAEIMTDGVEGAIVDDPADAAALASALSRFLDEGARAEAGRRAAHTASAYTMERTVDEFLKELERVACADT from the coding sequence GTGGCCCATAGAGAAGTTCGCCACCCTCATCGAAGAGATCGCCGAAAAGGGGCTTGCCGACGTGATGGTTCTCTGGGCGCCGGGCCGAAGCGACGACCCCCGCTTCCCGGGCGACGACGAGAAGGCGCAGCGGCTGGTCGCCCTCTGCGGCCCGCCGGTCTTCGCCCTCCCCACGCCGACGCTCAAGTCGCTCGCCGCGGCGCTCTCGCTCTCCGACCTCGTCGTAACCCTCGACACGGGCTCGCTCCACATGGCCGCGGCCCTCGGCAAACCGGTTGCGGCGCTCATGACGCGGGCCAAGTCGCTCGCCTGGCGGCCGTGGAAGACCAGGGCCGCCGTTGTCGCCGCCCCGGAGAGCGTGGAGACCATAACCGTCGAAGAGGTCATGGAGGCCGTCACCGGGCTCGCCGAAGAAGCCTTCGAGGGGTCCGCCGTGGAAACCGGGCCGTGAAGATAGGGCTTGTGCGCAGGAGGTATACGCCCTACGGCGGTGCCGAGGTCTTTCTCGACAGGTTCATCGACGGGCTCATCGGCCGGGGCCACTCGGTGGCGCTCTTCGCCTCGCGGTGGGAGGAGCGCGAGGGCGTGGAGTTTCACGGGGTCCCGGAGTGGGGGCCTTCCTTCATGAGGCCCCTGGTCTTCGCCGTCAACGCATCGAGGGCCGCGGCGGCGGCGCGCTGCGACGTGGTGCTGGGCCTTGAGAGGACCTGGTGCCACCATGTCTACAGGGCGGGCGACGGATGCCACCGCGAGTGGCTCGAACGGAGAAAGAGGTTCCTCGGCCCGGCAAGGCGCCTTCTCCTTGCGCTCAACCCGCTACACCGCGTGCTCCTCTACATCGAGAGACGGCTCTTCACGGCCCCCGACCTCAGGCTCGTCGTCGCCAACTCGCAGCGCGTAAGGCGGGAGATCGCGGCGCATTATGGTTTGCCGCCGGAGCGCATCCGTGTTATATATAACGGGATCGCGCCGCCGGAGCCGGGCGCGCACAGGCGCGCGCAGGCCCGAAGGGCCGTGCGCAGCGGGCTCGGCATCGCCGAAGACGACGTGGTCGTCCTCTTCGTGGGCTCCGGCTTCGAGCGCAAGGGCCTAGGCTTTCTCATCGAAGCCCTTGCGCTCCTTTGCGGGGACCGTGAGAACCCGGGAGCGCGGCACGTAAGGCTTGTGGTCGTGGGCAAGGGCGGGACCCGACGCTACCGCCGCCTCGCCCGCCGCCTCGGCGTGGAGGGGCGGATCCGCTTTGCGGGACCGCAGCGCGCAACCCCCGACTACTACCTGGCCGCCGACGTATTCGCCCTCCCGACCATATACGAGCCCTTCAGCAACGCCTGCCTCGAGGCCATGGCGCTGGGGCTCCCGGTCGTGACCACCAGGGCAAACGGTGTCGCCGAGATAATGACCGACGGCGTGGAAGGCGCCATTGTCGACGACCCGGCCGACGCGGCCGCCCTGGCCTCGGCCCTCTCGCGCTTTCTCGACGAAGGCGCAAGGGCCGAGGCCGGACGGCGCGCCGCACATACCGCCTCGGCCTACACCATGGAGCGCACGGTCGACGAATTTCTCAAGGAGCTCGAAAGGGTCGCATGCGCAGATACCTGA
- a CDS encoding lipopolysaccharide heptosyltransferase family protein, which produces MEGLNKILLVRKDNIGDLVCTTPALRALRRRYPRARIGLLTNSYAAPVVEGNPDVDDLYVYTKEKHSGRGRLAALTANAAVMMRIRRARYDVALGCGSWSPSLARYVLLTGAPVRIGYRRGGGGRLCYTTRLAEPQEPLHEVEKTFRLLAPLGIEGEPGPMVLAADEEERRRCASFLTARGRRGSRPLFAVSISARIDRNRWPIEKFATLIEEIAEKGLADVMVLWAPGRSDDPRFPGDDEKAQRLVALCGPPVFALPTPTLKSLAAALSLSDLVVTLDTGSLHMAAALGKPVAALMTRAKSLAWRPWKTRAAVVAAPESVETITVEEVMEAVTGLAEEAFEGSAVETGP; this is translated from the coding sequence ATGGAAGGGTTGAATAAGATCCTGCTCGTCAGAAAGGACAACATAGGCGACCTCGTCTGCACCACGCCGGCGCTGCGGGCCCTGCGGCGCCGTTATCCGCGGGCCCGCATCGGCCTTCTCACAAACTCCTACGCGGCCCCGGTGGTGGAGGGCAACCCCGACGTCGACGATCTCTACGTATACACCAAGGAGAAGCACTCCGGCCGCGGCAGGCTCGCAGCGCTCACGGCCAACGCCGCCGTCATGATGCGCATAAGGCGGGCCCGCTACGACGTGGCCCTGGGCTGCGGCTCCTGGTCGCCGAGCCTTGCCCGCTACGTGCTCCTCACGGGCGCGCCGGTGCGCATAGGCTACCGCCGGGGTGGAGGGGGGAGGCTCTGCTACACGACGAGGCTCGCCGAGCCGCAAGAGCCCCTCCACGAAGTCGAAAAGACCTTCCGCCTGCTCGCCCCCCTGGGCATCGAAGGCGAGCCCGGTCCCATGGTCCTCGCTGCCGACGAGGAAGAGCGCCGCCGCTGCGCATCGTTTCTAACGGCCCGCGGCAGGCGAGGGTCGAGGCCGCTTTTCGCCGTATCCATAAGCGCGCGCATCGACCGCAACAGGTGGCCCATAGAGAAGTTCGCCACCCTCATCGAAGAGATCGCCGAAAAGGGGCTTGCCGACGTGATGGTTCTCTGGGCGCCGGGCCGAAGCGACGACCCCCGCTTCCCGGGCGACGACGAGAAGGCGCAGCGGCTGGTCGCCCTCTGCGGCCCGCCGGTCTTCGCCCTCCCCACGCCGACGCTCAAGTCGCTCGCCGCGGCGCTCTCGCTCTCCGACCTCGTCGTAACCCTCGACACGGGCTCGCTCCACATGGCCGCGGCCCTCGGCAAACCGGTTGCGGCGCTCATGACGCGGGCCAAGTCGCTCGCCTGGCGGCCGTGGAAGACCAGGGCCGCCGTTGTCGCCGCCCCGGAGAGCGTGGAGACCATAACCGTCGAAGAGGTCATGGAGGCCGTCACCGGGCTCGCCGAAGAAGCCTTCGAGGGGTCCGCCGTGGAAACCGGGCCGTGA
- a CDS encoding glycosyltransferase, producing MGGTGGVSVVIPVYNEEESIQPLYEELTAVLATLGRPYEIVFVDDGSRDASLERLEEIQRRDGRVVVVSLRRNFGQTAAMAAGFEYARGDIIVTMDADLQNDPRDIPALLEKTDRYDVVSGWRKQRKDRFLTRRLPSIAANRLISKVTGVKLHDYGCTLKAYRSDVVKNIRLYGEMHRFIPAIATWYGATVTEVETNHRPRRFGSSKYGLSRTVRVLLDLLTVKFLQSFSTRPIHAFGPAGLVLASAGTAIGVYLSFLKIFRHEDIGTRPLLLLAILLLILGVQIIVMGLLGEMLARTYHESQNKKIFVVRKVLGRG from the coding sequence ATGGGCGGGACCGGCGGCGTATCGGTCGTCATACCGGTCTACAACGAAGAGGAGAGCATACAGCCCCTCTACGAAGAGCTCACCGCCGTGCTTGCGACCCTGGGCAGGCCCTACGAGATCGTCTTCGTCGACGACGGCAGCCGCGATGCTTCGCTTGAGAGGCTCGAGGAGATACAGCGCCGCGACGGGCGCGTGGTGGTCGTCTCCCTGAGGCGCAACTTCGGGCAGACGGCGGCCATGGCCGCGGGCTTCGAGTACGCCAGGGGCGATATCATCGTCACCATGGACGCCGACCTCCAGAACGACCCGCGCGACATACCGGCGCTCCTTGAAAAGACGGACCGCTACGACGTGGTGAGCGGCTGGCGAAAACAGAGAAAGGACAGGTTCCTCACAAGGAGGCTGCCGTCTATTGCGGCCAACCGCCTCATATCCAAGGTGACGGGCGTAAAGCTCCACGACTACGGCTGCACGCTCAAGGCCTACCGAAGCGATGTGGTGAAGAACATCCGCCTCTACGGCGAGATGCACCGCTTCATCCCGGCCATCGCGACCTGGTACGGCGCCACGGTGACCGAGGTGGAGACCAACCACCGGCCGCGGCGTTTCGGCTCGTCCAAGTACGGGCTGTCGAGGACCGTGCGCGTGCTGCTCGACCTGCTGACCGTAAAGTTCCTCCAGAGCTTTTCAACACGGCCCATCCACGCCTTCGGCCCCGCCGGGCTTGTCCTCGCCTCGGCCGGCACGGCCATAGGCGTATACCTGAGCTTTCTCAAGATATTCCGCCACGAGGACATCGGCACGCGGCCGCTTCTGCTGCTCGCCATACTGCTGCTCATCCTGGGGGTGCAGATCATAGTGATGGGACTTCTCGGCGAAATGCTCGCCAGGACCTACCACGAGTCGCAGAATAAAAAGATATTCGTTGTGAGAAAGGTCCTGGGGAGAGGATGA
- a CDS encoding glycosyltransferase family 2 protein: MEGLSVTIITLNEEEDIGACLDSVAWADEVIVSDSGSTDRTVEICRERGARVWRDRWLGYGAQKNLCQSRASHRWILNVDADERVTPELREEIAAVLRGDRGGFDGYYIPRRNYFGRRWVRRCGWYPDHTLRLYRKDRGAYAEENAPHESVVVEGRAGYLDGALEHYSYSDVSDYIRRLDRYSTAAARDLHGRGRRAGLVDLALRPPLAFLKSYVLRLGFLEGALGLTLARLAAAYTHAKYAKLLEMEKGGL; encoded by the coding sequence ATGGAGGGGCTTTCGGTTACCATAATAACGCTCAACGAGGAGGAGGATATCGGCGCCTGTCTCGACAGCGTGGCCTGGGCCGACGAGGTGATAGTATCCGATTCGGGCAGCACGGACCGCACCGTCGAGATCTGCCGCGAGCGGGGCGCGCGCGTGTGGCGGGACCGCTGGCTCGGCTACGGCGCGCAGAAGAACCTCTGCCAGTCGAGGGCCTCCCACCGCTGGATCCTCAACGTCGACGCCGACGAACGGGTGACCCCCGAGCTCAGGGAAGAGATAGCGGCCGTGCTCAGGGGCGACAGGGGCGGCTTCGACGGCTACTACATACCGCGCAGGAACTACTTCGGCCGCCGCTGGGTGCGCCGCTGCGGCTGGTATCCCGACCACACGCTGCGGCTCTACCGCAAGGACCGCGGCGCCTACGCCGAGGAGAACGCCCCCCACGAGTCGGTGGTCGTCGAGGGAAGGGCGGGATACCTCGACGGCGCCCTGGAGCACTACTCCTACAGCGACGTCTCCGACTACATCCGAAGGCTCGACCGCTACTCGACGGCCGCGGCCCGTGACCTCCACGGCCGCGGCAGAAGGGCGGGGCTTGTGGACCTCGCGCTCAGGCCGCCGCTCGCCTTCCTCAAGTCCTACGTGCTGCGCCTGGGCTTTCTCGAAGGGGCGCTGGGGCTCACGCTCGCAAGGCTCGCGGCCGCCTATACCCATGCCAAGTACGCAAAGCTGCTGGAGATGGAGAAGGGGGGGCTGTGA
- a CDS encoding Trm112 family protein — protein MEVKEELLKILVCPRCKGEVVLSEGDGGLVCRVCSLVYPVKDGIPVMIEEEARRLGGG, from the coding sequence ATGGAGGTGAAGGAGGAGCTTCTGAAGATACTGGTCTGTCCCAGGTGCAAGGGCGAGGTGGTTTTGAGCGAAGGGGACGGCGGGCTCGTGTGTCGTGTCTGCTCGCTCGTCTATCCCGTTAAGGACGGCATACCGGTCATGATCGAGGAGGAGGCGCGGCGTCTCGGCGGGGGCTGA
- a CDS encoding glycosyltransferase family 9 protein, with protein sequence MAKLHHRLIRRVFSALARRDGPAPPFDARRARRLLVVNTTAVGDTLISTPALRALKKGFDGASLTVLASAAAAAVLGANPYVDSIIVHPGRVNLRYLAAVPGLVRRLRRGRFDLVVVLHGNDPDTGPLVYLTGAPWRLGPAQQEFSFLYTMHMGEKGAHVHEVDWRLDSLGALGIAPDGRGLDLFLTAEDRATARAFLDERGIAPRRFVAVHPFGTRANRWWPEERVVEFCSLLEPELGLVPVIIGGEAERCAAERMAARSGAHCAAGRLRLRASAALLSEAAALVTTDSGPMHMAQAVGTPTVALFGAAGAERTGPVNPDDRIVRRDELPCVPCHRKECRMERLLCMEAIGAREVIDTLTARLRTASGARERAGRGAP encoded by the coding sequence ATGGCCAAGCTGCACCACAGGCTCATAAGGCGCGTCTTCTCGGCCCTTGCGCGACGCGACGGACCGGCGCCGCCCTTCGACGCCAGGCGGGCAAGGCGGCTTCTCGTGGTGAACACCACGGCCGTCGGCGACACCCTCATCTCCACGCCGGCCCTGCGGGCCCTGAAAAAGGGTTTCGACGGCGCATCGCTCACGGTCCTTGCAAGCGCGGCGGCGGCGGCGGTGCTCGGCGCCAACCCCTACGTGGACTCCATCATAGTCCATCCGGGCCGGGTGAACCTCCGGTACCTGGCCGCTGTGCCGGGGCTCGTGCGCAGGCTCAGGCGCGGCCGCTTCGACCTCGTCGTCGTGCTCCACGGAAACGACCCCGACACCGGTCCCCTCGTCTATCTTACCGGCGCGCCATGGAGGCTGGGACCGGCGCAACAGGAGTTTTCCTTTCTCTACACCATGCACATGGGCGAAAAAGGAGCCCATGTGCACGAGGTGGACTGGCGGCTCGACTCGCTGGGGGCCCTGGGTATCGCCCCGGACGGACGGGGCCTCGATCTCTTTCTCACGGCGGAGGACCGCGCAACGGCCCGCGCCTTCCTCGATGAGAGGGGCATCGCGCCGCGCCGCTTCGTGGCCGTCCACCCCTTCGGCACCAGGGCCAACAGGTGGTGGCCCGAAGAGCGGGTTGTGGAATTCTGTTCGCTCCTGGAGCCGGAGCTCGGCCTCGTTCCGGTCATAATAGGGGGCGAGGCCGAACGGTGCGCGGCGGAAAGGATGGCCGCCCGAAGCGGCGCGCACTGCGCGGCCGGACGGCTTCGGCTGAGGGCCTCGGCGGCGCTTCTCTCCGAGGCCGCGGCCCTCGTGACCACCGACAGCGGCCCCATGCACATGGCCCAGGCCGTGGGCACCCCCACGGTGGCGCTCTTCGGCGCGGCCGGTGCGGAGCGCACGGGTCCCGTAAACCCGGACGACAGGATCGTGCGCCGCGACGAGCTGCCGTGCGTGCCCTGCCACCGCAAGGAATGCCGCATGGAGCGGCTGCTCTGCATGGAGGCCATCGGGGCCCGCGAGGTGATCGACACCCTGACGGCGCGGCTTCGGACCGCCTCCGGCGCCCGTGAAAGGGCCGGCAGGGGCGCGCCGTGA
- the rfaQ gene encoding putative lipopolysaccharide heptosyltransferase III — protein MREREGARGEAGGKRRAREEFGGVRAVLVMKFRHIGDVLLTVPTLRALRENFPGARISVLVNAGTEAVLAGNPLIDEVLVYERSVKEKGPVGRLRGELGLLGELRRRRFDMAVDLTGGDRPALLGLLCGARYRLGADPRGGGFAGKRFLYTHLAPYAGAMTHTVLRDLSVVRSFGLSTADLSVSIHPSRADEEAVEGLLKEGGVAPDEPFVHVHPTSRWFFKCWTNKGMADIMDRLQRAGVRAVVTAAPDATELSMVRSIKEQMGTRPVDLSGRLSLRQLAGLSRRAVVFFGVDTAPMHMAAAAGTPVVALFGPSGAFDWGPWDGGKASELAASPGAAFTTPYGSRSGNQGFGPHRVVQKPWECVPCGREGCERSGRSECLEGLTADEVWPVLEERVEAALRRL, from the coding sequence GTGAGGGAGAGGGAGGGCGCAAGGGGCGAGGCGGGCGGAAAGAGGCGGGCGCGGGAGGAGTTCGGCGGCGTAAGGGCCGTGCTGGTCATGAAGTTCCGCCACATAGGCGACGTGCTCCTCACGGTGCCCACGCTTCGGGCCCTGCGCGAGAACTTTCCCGGCGCCCGGATAAGCGTCCTCGTAAACGCCGGCACCGAGGCGGTGCTCGCTGGCAACCCCCTGATCGACGAGGTCCTGGTCTACGAGAGGTCCGTAAAGGAGAAGGGGCCCGTGGGGCGGCTGCGCGGCGAGCTGGGGCTGCTCGGCGAGCTTCGGCGCAGGCGCTTCGACATGGCCGTGGACCTCACCGGCGGTGATCGGCCGGCGCTTCTCGGCCTCCTCTGCGGCGCGCGCTACCGTCTCGGCGCCGACCCCCGGGGCGGAGGCTTCGCCGGAAAACGCTTCCTCTATACTCACCTGGCCCCCTACGCCGGAGCCATGACCCACACGGTGCTGCGCGACCTGTCGGTCGTGCGGAGCTTCGGCCTCTCCACGGCCGACCTCTCGGTCTCCATCCATCCCTCGAGGGCCGACGAAGAGGCCGTGGAGGGGCTTTTGAAGGAGGGGGGAGTGGCCCCGGACGAGCCCTTCGTCCACGTCCACCCCACGTCGCGCTGGTTCTTTAAGTGTTGGACAAACAAGGGGATGGCTGATATAATGGACAGACTTCAGCGCGCCGGAGTCAGGGCCGTCGTGACGGCGGCCCCTGACGCGACGGAACTCTCCATGGTGCGCTCCATAAAGGAGCAGATGGGGACGCGGCCCGTGGACCTCTCGGGCAGGCTCAGCCTCAGGCAGCTCGCCGGCTTAAGCAGGCGGGCCGTTGTTTTTTTCGGGGTCGACACGGCGCCCATGCACATGGCCGCGGCCGCGGGAACGCCGGTGGTGGCGCTCTTCGGTCCCAGCGGCGCTTTCGACTGGGGGCCCTGGGACGGCGGCAAGGCCTCGGAGCTCGCGGCTTCCCCGGGCGCGGCCTTTACCACGCCATACGGCTCAAGGAGCGGCAATCAAGGCTTCGGGCCCCACAGGGTGGTGCAGAAGCCCTGGGAATGCGTGCCCTGCGGCCGGGAGGGCTGCGAGCGCAGCGGCCGAAGCGAGTGTCTCGAAGGACTGACCGCCGACGAGGTCTGGCCTGTGCTCGAAGAGAGGGTCGAGGCTGCGCTTAGACGGCTGTGA
- a CDS encoding glycosyltransferase family 1 protein — protein sequence MRILVASSDFPLRDGGVATVAFEVARALDALGHDVTVLAPTQEHGDGEFDAALPFRVIRTRNVKDHYAKLLYQRLVVKRLAGREHFDWVAAQTWYPFGAAAAGVMGGMAKRPVLTVTVHGNEILNPRFRSPFWRRRMKRTFETADAIFCVSSATARKLHEVTDGLCRVEEKVRIVGNGVDIETFKPAPPKEELLRRYGLEGRPVLLTLARLVERKGQDTVIRALPAIKKAVPGVRYLICGKGDYEGELKKLAAETGVAGDVVFAGFVPNEQRPDHYNLCDVYVMASREIERRGDVEGFGITYLEAGACAKPVVAGRSGGTADAVVDGETGLLADPEDPADVADKCIRLLGDRATARAMGGKARETAAGRYRWAEICETMAAAAAEHAAGPSRP from the coding sequence GTGAGGATACTCGTGGCATCGAGCGACTTCCCGCTCCGTGACGGAGGAGTGGCCACCGTGGCCTTCGAGGTGGCCCGCGCCCTCGACGCACTGGGCCACGACGTGACCGTCCTCGCGCCGACACAGGAGCACGGCGACGGAGAGTTCGACGCCGCGCTGCCCTTCAGGGTGATAAGGACCCGCAACGTAAAGGACCACTACGCCAAGCTCCTCTACCAGCGCCTCGTCGTGAAGAGGCTCGCGGGCCGTGAACACTTCGACTGGGTGGCGGCCCAGACGTGGTACCCCTTCGGCGCGGCCGCCGCCGGGGTCATGGGGGGTATGGCGAAAAGACCGGTCCTCACGGTGACGGTCCACGGCAACGAGATACTCAACCCCCGCTTCCGCAGCCCCTTCTGGCGCAGGCGGATGAAAAGGACCTTCGAGACCGCCGACGCCATCTTCTGCGTAAGCTCGGCCACGGCCCGAAAGCTCCATGAGGTCACAGATGGGCTCTGCCGCGTGGAGGAGAAGGTCCGCATCGTGGGCAACGGCGTGGATATCGAAACCTTCAAGCCTGCGCCGCCGAAAGAGGAACTCCTGCGCCGCTACGGCCTGGAAGGCAGGCCGGTGCTCCTCACCCTTGCAAGGCTCGTGGAGCGCAAGGGCCAGGACACGGTCATAAGGGCGCTGCCGGCGATCAAAAAGGCCGTTCCCGGCGTCAGGTACCTCATATGCGGCAAGGGCGACTACGAGGGGGAGCTCAAAAAACTCGCCGCCGAGACTGGGGTGGCCGGTGACGTCGTCTTTGCGGGCTTCGTTCCCAACGAGCAGCGTCCCGACCACTACAACCTCTGCGACGTCTACGTCATGGCGAGCCGCGAGATCGAGCGCCGCGGCGACGTCGAGGGCTTCGGCATAACCTATCTCGAGGCCGGCGCCTGCGCAAAGCCGGTCGTGGCCGGCCGCTCGGGCGGCACGGCCGACGCCGTCGTCGACGGCGAGACCGGACTGCTGGCGGACCCCGAGGACCCGGCAGACGTGGCCGACAAGTGCATAAGGCTGCTCGGGGACCGCGCGACCGCCCGGGCCATGGGCGGGAAGGCCAGGGAGACGGCGGCCGGGAGATACCGGTGGGCGGAGATATGTGAAACCATGGCCGCCGCGGCGGCGGAACACGCCGCCGGCCCGAGCAGACCGTGA
- a CDS encoding flippase-like domain-containing protein, translating to MKKALTTLVKVAVSGTIMFFLLRSVDTGKFWEMLRATSPAAIAASALIYTGLQCVTTYRWSVILGKDMTVPYPKLFSIYFIGMFFNNFLPTLVGGDVIKGYYLYKLTGRGGPALASIFMDRYSGFTALMFITFLALFPGYPLIKGTGLALFFALLLGGYVLVSLVLWTDRLHGRAMSVLARIRFYGINEKIDKFYRVLMSYRSERAILAKVFAFSLIVQGGVIIGYYVLARGMGMEVSLAHFFLYIPLTTAASMVPISLAGLGIREGVFVFLFTKAGASVEEALGLSLLWFAIMVAVSLIGGIEYIRLGAVKDVKLEN from the coding sequence ATGAAGAAGGCGCTGACCACACTCGTCAAGGTGGCCGTGAGCGGCACCATCATGTTCTTTCTGCTGCGCTCCGTTGACACCGGGAAGTTCTGGGAGATGCTGCGGGCCACGAGCCCGGCGGCCATAGCCGCCTCGGCGCTCATATACACGGGACTCCAGTGCGTGACCACCTACAGGTGGTCCGTCATCCTCGGAAAAGACATGACCGTACCGTACCCCAAACTCTTCTCCATATACTTCATCGGCATGTTCTTCAACAACTTCCTGCCCACGCTGGTGGGCGGCGACGTCATCAAGGGCTACTACCTCTACAAGCTCACGGGCCGCGGCGGCCCGGCCCTGGCCTCCATATTCATGGACCGCTACTCGGGCTTCACGGCCCTCATGTTCATAACCTTTCTCGCCCTCTTTCCGGGCTATCCCCTCATCAAGGGGACCGGTCTCGCCCTCTTCTTCGCGCTCCTTCTCGGCGGCTACGTGCTCGTAAGCCTCGTGCTCTGGACAGACAGGCTCCACGGCCGGGCCATGTCCGTCCTCGCGCGCATCCGCTTCTACGGCATAAACGAGAAGATCGACAAGTTTTACAGGGTCCTCATGAGCTACAGGAGCGAACGCGCCATACTGGCCAAGGTCTTCGCCTTCTCGCTCATCGTGCAGGGCGGGGTGATCATCGGCTACTACGTGCTCGCAAGGGGCATGGGCATGGAGGTGTCGCTGGCCCACTTCTTCCTCTACATACCGCTCACAACGGCGGCCTCCATGGTGCCCATATCGCTTGCGGGACTGGGCATAAGGGAAGGTGTCTTCGTCTTCCTCTTCACCAAGGCCGGGGCAAGCGTCGAGGAGGCCCTGGGACTCTCGCTTCTCTGGTTCGCCATCATGGTCGCCGTGAGCCTCATAGGCGGCATAGAGTATATTCGACTGGGCGCGGTAAAAGACGTAAAACTGGAAAACTGA